ACTTGGTATCGGCGGAGAGTTGGGAGAAGAGTGGCCAGTTCCGTTTGAGGGCGCGGAGGAGTTTTTTGGTGGCGGGTTTCTTTTTGCGTGGGCGGAGGAGATGGTGTTGGCGGAGGACGCGGGCGATGGCGTTGTGGCTGCAGGGGAGGGCGAATTCGCGCTGGAGGCGTTCGGCGCCGAAGCCGGTTTGGTGGCGGAGTTTGACGATTTGGCCTTCGAGGCCGGAGGGGATACGGCGGGGGGAGCGTCGTGGGCGGCGGCTGTGTTCTTGGAGGGAGGAGGGCTTGCCGGGCACGTGGCGTCGGAGCCATTTACGGACGGTGTTGCGGGAACAGCCGAACTCGCGGACGGCGGCTTTGATGCCGTGGGTTTTGGCGAAGGCGACGAGTTTTTGTCGCAACCAATGGCGGTGGGTGCGCATACGGTACAATTCAAAGTAGGTGGTGTGCACGCCGGGAGGATAGCAGATGGGGCGCGCCGCTGCTGCACCTCCTCCGGAGGAGGTGCAGCAGCTCATCCTTGCGGCGTGCACTCAACACGTTGATCTTAACCACGGGGGTCATGATTCTACCCAGTCTTTCCCAACGGCGGCGTGTTCTTGCTTGTGCCATCGGTGCTTTTCTTTTATCAAGGTCCCACGCAATGCATGCATCTATGAAGTGGAATCGCCGCCAGTTTGTGCAATCCGCCGCGCTGGCCACCGCCGCGGTGGCCACGGGGACACGGGGCTGGGCCGCCGCCAAGCCGGCGGCCGCCAAAGTGACGTATGTGGATTGCCACACCCACATTTATGACCCTACCCGTCCTCAAGGCGTGCCGTGGCCGCCCCGCGAGGAGGGCCGTCTTTACCGGCCGGTGCTGCCGGCGCATTTGCGGAAGGTGTCGGCCAAACACCGCGTCACCGGCACGATTATCGTGGAGGCCAGCGAGTGGCTGGCAGACAATGACTGGGTGCTGGAGCAGGCGGCGAAGGACAAATTCATTCTGGGCGTGGTGGGCCGGCTGGCCCTGGAAGACCCGGAGTTTGAGCCGCAGTTGCGCCGTTTGAGCCGCAATCCGCTGTTTCGCGGCATCCGCGTGCGCGGCGGCGCCTCGCCCAAGGCCGCCGAAAAAACCGCCGAGCGCGCCCTGGGTTTGCTGGCGGATTTTAATTTGACGCTGGATTTCAACTGCCTGCCGACGCAATTGCCAGTGGCGGCCCAGGTGGCCAGGCAAAATCCGCGCCTGCGCATCGTCATCAATCACCTGGCCAATGTGACGATTGACGGCAAGGCGCCGCCCGCAGCGTGGGTGGACGCGATGAAGGCGGTCGCGGAGCATGAGCGCGTTTTTCTGAAGGTGTCCGGGCTGGTGGAAGGGACGCGCCGGGATGATTTCCGCGCGCCGCGGGAGCTGGATTATTACCGGCCGGTGCTGGATGCGGCCACGGAGATTTTTGGGGTGAACCGGCTGATTTTCGGCAGCAATTATCCGGTGAGCGAATTGTTTGCGCCGTATGCGACGGTTATTGGTTTGATTGAGCAGTATTTCGGCGAAAAGGGGCCGCAAACGCTGCAACTGGTGGCCGCGGAGAATTCCCGCCGGGCCTACCTCTGGCAAGAGCGCAAGTAAGCGGGGCGGGAAGCGGCTCAGGAAGGAGACTCCGGCGGCGGCGGGGCCGTGCTCTGGCGGACCAAGACTTCCGCCGGCAGGCGCAGGCTCTGGGCCGGCTCGCCTTTCAAGCACTGGTGCAACAAATCGAAAGCGGCTTTGCCCAGGCGCATCTTGGGCTGGCGCACGGTGGTCAGGGGCACGCGAAAATGTTCCGCGAGGAGGACGTTGCCAAAGCCCGCGATGGAAATATCCCGGGGAATTTGCCAGCCCTGGCGAAGGAGAAAGTGGGCCGCGCCAATAGCCACCAAATCATTCACTGCCATCAAGGCGGTGGGCCGCAGGGCTTCCTGGGCTAATTGGGCGGCGGCCTGTTCACCTTCTTCAATGGTGGCGCCCGCGTTGAAGATGAGGCGGTCATCCGGTTCGATACCCGCTTCGCGCAAGGCGGTGCGATAGCCTTCGAGCCGCTCGCGATTGCTGGGAGAAATTACCGGCCCGGCAAAATAGGCAATGCGCCGGTGGCCCAGTTCGAGGAGGTGGAGGGTGAGCTGGCGGCTGGCCTCGAAGTCAGCGGTTTCGACTGCCAGAAAGGACTCGCAAAAGGGCGCGCGATGGCCGAGGAGGACGGTTTTGACGTTGCGGCGCCGGAGCTCTTCGTAGATGGGCGCGGTGGGTTGCAGGCGGTACACCGGACTGAGGAACAAGCCATCCACGTGGCGCGAGAGCATGCGGCGGAGGGCATGTTCCTCGCGGGCAGGGTCATTGAGGGAGTGGGCGAGCAGCAAATCGTAGCCGTGGGCGTGGGCCTGCTCCTCCAACGCCAGCAGCACGCGGCCGAAGATGGGATTGGTGACGGTGGAAATCACCACGCCGAGCAGGCGGGTCTTGCGGCTGCGCAAGCCGCGCGCCATGGCGTTGGGCATGTAGCCCATTTCCTCCGCCAGGGCCCGGATGCGGGCCTTGGTGGCGGCTGAAACGTCCGGCGCATCGTGCATGACCTTGGAGACGGTCATCACCGTCACGCCCGCGCGCGCTGCTATGTCTTTCAAACGCACCATGAGGACAGTGTAGCCTAAACGTGGGCGCCGCTCCAACCCAGTTTGCAGCGCAGGGTATTGAAAAAGTTGTCGCCGTGCAGGCGGACCAGCCGCACACTGCGCCGGCTGCGGGTAATCTCCACCGAGGCCCCGGCCGGCAGGGTCAGCGACGGCTCGCCATCCGCCGCCATCATCACCTGCGGCGTCACGCTGAGGGAGATGACCTTAATCACATCATGGAGGCTCAGGATGACCGAGCGATTGGAAAGGGTGTGGGGGCAAATCGGGGTCAGGGCGAAGGCCTGGGCTGCCGGATGCACAATGGCGCCACCGGCGGCCAGGGAATAGGCGGTGGAGCCGGTGGGCGAGCTGATGACCAGGCCGTCGCACCGGTAGCGGGTAAGCTCCTCGCCGTTGACGTACACTTCAAGCTCCACCAGCCGCGAGCCGCCGGCGCGGCTGATGACAAAATCATTTAACGCCCGGTAGGCGACGGGGCGGCCCTCGTGCAAGGCGGAGGCTTTGATGAGGGGGCGCACATCGAGGTCAAACTCACCGGCCAGCGTGCGCTCCAGGGCCTGCTCCAGTCCTTGTGAGGAAACGGAAGTCAGGAAGCCCAGGCCGCCCAGGTTCACCCCGAGGATGGGAGTGGGCGCGCCGCCCATGTCCCGCGCCGCCCGCAACATGGTGCCGTCGCCGCCGAAGACCAGCAGCAAATCGCACGCATGGGCCAGTTCGGTGGGGGAAGCCAGGCAGTCGCCCTGCAGGCGCGCCACCCGCCGCGTGCCGGCCTCGGTAAGCACGTCGCAGCCGGCCCGCCGCAGCCAGCGCTCGGCCTTGTGCAAGGCCGCCCGGCAATTGGCCTTATCCGGGTTGGCCAGCAGTCCCACGCGTTGGATTTTGTGCGGATTGTTTTTCAAGCCAGACCCAAAACTCTTTATTTCCTGCCGGGCCGAGGATAGGGGATTCCGTCATGCCCCGCCAGCGCAAATTGCCCAGGGTAGGGACGAAGGCCTCCAATTCTCGCAGGACGCGCTCGTGAATGGCGGGGTCGCGGATGACCCCCTCCCCGCGGTCGGCCTCGGTTTTTCCGGCCTCGAACTGCGGTTTGACCAGGGCCAGAATCAGGCCGCCTTCGCGCGCCAGCCGCACGGCGGCGGGCAGGATTTTTTGCAGGGAAATGAAGGAGCAGTCAATGACCACCACCCCGGCGCCGGCAAAGTTCGGCTCCAAATCGGCGGGCTGCAAATAGCGGGCATTGGTGCGCTCCCGCACCACCACGCGGGGGTCCTGGCGCAATTTCCACGCCAGTTGGCCGGTCCCCACGTCCACCGCATAGACGCGCGCCGCGCCGTGTTGCAGCAGGCAATCGGTGAAGCCGCCGGTGCTGGCGCCCAGGTCCACGGCCGTCCGGCCGGTGACGTCCACGCCAAAATGTCGCAGGGCGTGCTCCAGTTTAAGGCCGCCGCGGCTCACGTATTTCTCCGGCGCGGCCACTTCCACGGGGTCAGTTTCCCTCACTGGCTGGCTGGGTTTGGCGGCGACCTGCCCCGCGACTCGGACCTGGCCGGCCAGAATCAAACGCTGGGCCTTTTCGCGGCTGGGCGCCAGCCCGCGGGCCACCAGGGCCACGTCCAATCGCGATTTGCCTTT
This is a stretch of genomic DNA from Fontisphaera persica. It encodes these proteins:
- a CDS encoding LacI family DNA-binding transcriptional regulator, producing the protein MVRLKDIAARAGVTVMTVSKVMHDAPDVSAATKARIRALAEEMGYMPNAMARGLRSRKTRLLGVVISTVTNPIFGRVLLALEEQAHAHGYDLLLAHSLNDPAREEHALRRMLSRHVDGLFLSPVYRLQPTAPIYEELRRRNVKTVLLGHRAPFCESFLAVETADFEASRQLTLHLLELGHRRIAYFAGPVISPSNRERLEGYRTALREAGIEPDDRLIFNAGATIEEGEQAAAQLAQEALRPTALMAVNDLVAIGAAHFLLRQGWQIPRDISIAGFGNVLLAEHFRVPLTTVRQPKMRLGKAAFDLLHQCLKGEPAQSLRLPAEVLVRQSTAPPPPESPS
- a CDS encoding TlyA family RNA methyltransferase, producing MAEKGKSRLDVALVARGLAPSREKAQRLILAGQVRVAGQVAAKPSQPVRETDPVEVAAPEKYVSRGGLKLEHALRHFGVDVTGRTAVDLGASTGGFTDCLLQHGAARVYAVDVGTGQLAWKLRQDPRVVVRERTNARYLQPADLEPNFAGAGVVVIDCSFISLQKILPAAVRLAREGGLILALVKPQFEAGKTEADRGEGVIRDPAIHERVLRELEAFVPTLGNLRWRGMTESPILGPAGNKEFWVWLEKQSAQNPTRGTAGQPG
- a CDS encoding NAD(+)/NADH kinase, yielding MKNNPHKIQRVGLLANPDKANCRAALHKAERWLRRAGCDVLTEAGTRRVARLQGDCLASPTELAHACDLLLVFGGDGTMLRAARDMGGAPTPILGVNLGGLGFLTSVSSQGLEQALERTLAGEFDLDVRPLIKASALHEGRPVAYRALNDFVISRAGGSRLVELEVYVNGEELTRYRCDGLVISSPTGSTAYSLAAGGAIVHPAAQAFALTPICPHTLSNRSVILSLHDVIKVISLSVTPQVMMAADGEPSLTLPAGASVEITRSRRSVRLVRLHGDNFFNTLRCKLGWSGAHV
- a CDS encoding amidohydrolase family protein, giving the protein MKWNRRQFVQSAALATAAVATGTRGWAAAKPAAAKVTYVDCHTHIYDPTRPQGVPWPPREEGRLYRPVLPAHLRKVSAKHRVTGTIIVEASEWLADNDWVLEQAAKDKFILGVVGRLALEDPEFEPQLRRLSRNPLFRGIRVRGGASPKAAEKTAERALGLLADFNLTLDFNCLPTQLPVAAQVARQNPRLRIVINHLANVTIDGKAPPAAWVDAMKAVAEHERVFLKVSGLVEGTRRDDFRAPRELDYYRPVLDAATEIFGVNRLIFGSNYPVSELFAPYATVIGLIEQYFGEKGPQTLQLVAAENSRRAYLWQERK